A window of the Besnoitia besnoiti strain Bb-Ger1 chromosome VI, whole genome shotgun sequence genome harbors these coding sequences:
- a CDS encoding hypothetical protein (encoded by transcript BESB_067130) yields MSLFSGLVLAGISTAGAVRLPSTTPAASLWSAPFSAHGRGVPAGSAAVSPPPSAGLSAMRHGLTPRDFLPSTSRKHAGCLAALLLDVNPLVLSDISTPSASLSPCVHPDTPVCSSASLLDRKVASSSVAALQTGLSGSGDVPESALTRRAESRTWAPSDALSQVFGGATAPGISSQFPVLPLLKSFSGSLSPPSPKGLRDQDGEEHLIQEEAENGKDVSPSPGEAKRTSHLSADALLTEAGNNSREDPRKRTGRPHVDARSTHLQAAIHAAVGLAVSDALRQVAKLNDELEELSRTLLRMDRGDAGEKGPEKSAEGSVAQELSFETLDSIKLPLEGSTAQKVLAGARQSFRNAANASLSASAQDSAGLQGLQETEVATELREGEERLLSIVDSALRSIFQEQMNLLVFHILQLMPSSVPASPVPGAHASEKRGHQSSSFHQGGERNPPSPVTAGLQQFENLLKRSVPAAEQRKRWGANPLRLQLQRQLLKWEKERNAERSRDTRQTRSQQALLQVLQRQQEQLEQLQQHIQQSQQPTPLSFGAAYRVPDTNLQLAAAARQGKLHLNLSCLPDEAAAAGAAGGILGSQGFVKGVEAAGNLGVSVNFGL; encoded by the coding sequence ATGTCGCTGTTCTCAGGCTTGGTGTTGGCTGGCATCTCGACTGCCGGGGCTGTTCGGCTACCTTCGACAACTCCGGCAGCTTCTCTCTGGTCTGCCCCTTTCTCAGCCCATGGACGTGGCGTCCCTGCTGGctccgctgctgtctccccccccccttctgcCGGTTTGTCCGCAATGCGTCATGGCCTGACCCCACGAGACTTCTTGCCGAGTACCTCACGAAAGCATGCGGGTTGTTTGGCAGCTCTACTACTCGACGTGAATCCGCTTGTTTTGTCGGACATTTCTACACCTTCAGCTTCCCTTTCTCCCTGTGTGCATCCAGATACCCCGGTATGCTCGTCAGCTTCCCTGTTAGATCGAAAAGTAGCTTCGTCCTCTGTTGCGGCACTCCAAACGGGACTGTCTGGATCAGGCGATGTTCCTGAGAGCGCTTTAACAAGGCGTGCAGAGTCGAGGACGTGGGCGCCTAGCGATGCCCTCAGCCAGGTTTTCGGGGGCGCCACAGCGCCGGGGATCTCTTCCCAGTTCCCTGTGCTTCCCCTCCTAAAGTCGTTCTCAggatctctctctccgccttctccgaaAGGTTTGAGAGACCAGGATGGCGAGGAACACTTGATtcaggaggaggcagagaatgGGAAAGAtgtctcgccgtctcctggAGAAGCCAAGCGGACCAGCCATTTGTCCGCTGATGCTCTCCTGACCGAAGCTGGAAATAACTCTCGGGAAGATCCACGAAAGCGCACAGGGCGCCCGCATGTAGACGCAAGATCGACGCATCTGCAAGCGGCGATCCACGCAGCTGTGGGGCTGGCGGTTTCTGACGCACTCCGCCAGGTTGCCAAGCTGAACGACGAGCTTGAGGAGCTGAGCCGAACGCTTCTTCGTATGGatcgaggagacgcgggcgagaaAGGCCCCGAGAAGTCTGCGGAGGGCAGTGTAGCGCAAGAACTTTCTTTTGAGACGCTAGATAGCATTAAGCTTCCGCTAGAAGGCTCTACAGCACAGAAAGTCCTTGCGGGAGCGCGACAGTCGTTTCGGAACGCAGCCAAcgcttcgctttctgcgtCGGCCCAGGACTCCGCGGGGTTGCAAGGACTGCAGGAGACCGAGGTAGCAACGGAGttgagagagggagaggaacgTTTACTTTCTATTGTTGATTCCGCTCTACGAAGCATCTTCCAGGAGCAGATGAATCTTCTTGTCTTCCACATTCTGCAGTTAATGCCTTCGTCtgtgcctgcgtctcctgtgCCTGGAGCCCACGCCTCAGAGAAGAGAGGTCATCAATCAAGCTCTTTCCACCAGGGAGGAGAACGTAATCCACCGTCTCCTGTAACGGCTGGCCTCCAGCAGTTCGAGAACCTGCTGAAGCGTTCTGTGCCTGCCGCAGAGCAGAGAAAGCGCTGGGGAGCAAATCCACTCCGCctccagctgcagaggcagctgcTCAAGTGGGAGAAGGAAcgaaacgcagagagaagcagagacacgcgacaAACTCGGAGTCAGCAGGCTCTTTTGCAAGTCCTCCAAAGGCAACAAGAACAACTTGAACAGCTTCAGCAGCACATCCAGCAGTCTCAACAGCCAACGCCTCTGTCATTCGGCGCGGCCTATCGAGTACCGGACACGAATCTACAgctcgcagctgccgccagaCAAGGGAAACTTCACCTCAATTTGAGCTGCCTCCCAGacgaagctgcagcagctggagcgGCGGGAGGCATTCTGGGAAGCCAGGGCTTTGTGAAGGGCGTCGAAGCAGCTGGTAACTTGGGAGTGAGTGTAAACTTTGGACTCTAA
- a CDS encoding hypothetical protein (encoded by transcript BESB_067140), translating into MASGRDSFADLTLSQHGHEARTGDFVEGFPHGNFFLTCCGSGSSLRGCRRPSLVTVNERTSLGESDNLCATGRTMSSSKESRADKSFSSSPGEPTRVSPHPSPGLAETPNDSACSPPLSADGDLPSVGGASFLFERGAPTVVKVLEAHDEDVQAFTKLLLAFASTIISVLGDSGCEANGLKLSFFPSLASVHWFGAVVSGATDFSPGVDSHVLECVPTRDECVGGAVSTGDDGGAEACSPALVRAASMLAEVHQAFVRLVTDSSLSSPPEGTAAGGAPILTPQAELEQGEHDHCLPHHPADLVVIQKETELLRQEHHRKGHHAELVIEQPGEPSSDSDSGRSTDSCGERNGFVWNAAGVDKAPTTPPAGSCRRELGHHARADREEPVEERENEEYTGGWGDHDSRELPAEQASEETARKAKELKAATLRRTRILLSQGQKIRYEQQVLGRLSRAFSLCCILRSSPTVLSSFLLAVLASPGDYEDPLFRALGALWRLCDQAEPIAVEADAADEVVTVEKAAMMDRALHATNEEKETSQRHSTVCKQTRQRSHDKEIEPVESHETSATERAERSGEGERIQHDVPVGIACKCCPFSLINRAECVEYIRGFIANMIPFLLWIYASRCLLPAHKLCILHNLLSGLDASHEHFLFCSEQKEADAGCEAGPAAAFASLHAVEKALQSHLFLSSPPDNFSGVEDLLLLLAASPSALASARAGNEGCVATRSSGADAVSPLASGLPLVSLGAAVAAESPHAVLSLPSPGGPDFGQLLLFSAAAASAASASTSASSLSAALFPWARIDEALLGTLGTVEQAKLKGSDAASLTPFFHASGAAARAAAAAAFSAQRESSDDFVRVLTGRWHERQQFRQARRKGGNGFAGSRHEGLVGCRGDSPSQADGDKYIGKSRITSTDGGAHNAPASGVAESENGSGAPPSLREQERGEEAGRRVAAKTAVSCADGTDNTCGDLCDCFIKEQPSSSGCPPRLADASEAGTLVLIRGSLGPPLPRMTAERQQQLFVRCLSTFSFYSGVCSAVEDRAAEEFLVADFWLNLHEEARRQDGLFFEGSVCFPRSNEEMSIHRRNGVNLDLVGGRQNTSEASLRVGSAIGQKEEEIFLSAQEHMDFLAAGFLATVANNEAFEPVSLHHILPQAVLPLLLQELREGADVSSFSFSETSDTQTQEATASNESEHLCSLAGFSPGCACEPCRNAESLLEPSTNSESEDERSAGPESEGVPLDAAAAGSDANRRSLARVVGTALYNDPWALEDSSSGFANGAITGDKAVTSKLCQKTGPKQPRSGCGESLHTLDKLLQYSADPWNTGRVRMPVSESLMLQVGITLGRLLFGIEQKTVAARSTSGHSYAWRACLTGKRRASPPGAEDGAVDDEAWQDVVRPAIADQTRLLGGIFLGVNGLHTSPAQATPKAGIQQEAAVESTDYHIPEGGSTPCQKWRGLLTRHSCSRRQLLHLLLVHKTHHFACACRAANGTWGCDQLAQLASCQYASMLSLLTEDGRSAATAPDISADAKGETAQTATKKEETVTLPSWAWTSVRQMLLRRQFVCALQVGHHRAEAEMCLRAYWIFSALRNAFQKT; encoded by the coding sequence ATGGCTTCTGGCCGCGACTCTTTTGCCGACCTGACACTGTCACAGCATGGGCACGAGGCGCGGACTGGTGACTTCGTTGAGGGCTTTCCCCACGGCAATTTTTTCCTCACATGCTGTGGCAGCGGTAGCTCCCTCAGGGGTTGTCGTCGACCTTCGCTAGTCACCGTGAACGAACGAACTTCTCTGGGAGAGAGTGACAATCTCTGCGCTACGGGACGCACAATGTCCAGTTCTAAAGAAAGTCGCGCTGACAAAAGTTTCAGCTCCTCACCAGGGGAGCCCACACGCGTCTCTCCACATCCGTCCCCTGGTCTCGCTGAGACGCCTAATGACTCAGCTTGCTCGCCCCCTTTGTCAGCTGACGGTGATTTACCTTCGGTTGGCGGCGCCAGCTTCCTCTTTGAGCGGGGTGCGCCGACAGTGGTTAAGGTTCTCGAGGCTCATGATGAAGACGTCCAGGCCTTCACCAAACTCCTCCTCGCGTTCGCGTCCACGATCATCAGTGTCCTGGGGGACTCAGGTTGTGAGGCAAACGGTCTGAAACTGTCcttctttccttctcttgCGTCGGTCCATTGGTTTGGAGCCGTGGTGTCAGGGGCGACGGATTTCTCCCCCGGCGTCGACTCACATGTCCTAGAGTGCGTGCCCACCCGCGACGAGTGTGTCGGAGGCGCAGTCTCTACAGGTGACGATGGTGGCGCTGAAGCTTGCTCGCCTGCATTAGTGCGGGCCGCATCCATGCTAGCCGAGGTTCATCAGGCCTTCGTGCGTCTGGTGACAGACTCGTCCCTGAGTTCGCCCCCAGAGGGTACTGCAGCGGGGGGAGCGCCCATCTTGACTCCTCAGGCGGAGCTCGAGCAAGGTGAGCACGATCACTGTTTGCCGCATCATCCGGCAGACCTCGTGGTGATCCAAAAAGAAACGGAACTTCTTCGGCAGGAACACCACCGAAAAGGGCATCACGCAGAGCTCGTCATAGAGCAGCCTGGTGAACCCAGTAGCGACTCCGATTCGGGGCGTTCCACcgacagctgcggcgagagaAACGGGTTTGTCTGGAATGCTGCTGGCGTCGACAAAGCGCCTACTACTCCACCCGCGGGAAGCTGTCGGCGCGAGCTAGGCCACCATGCACGGGCAGATCGAGAAGAACCTGTGGAGGAAAGAGAAAATGAAGAATATACGGGCGGCTGGGGGGATCATGACTCTCGAGAGTTACCAGCAGAACAGGCGTCTGAAGAGACTGCACGGAAGGCCAAGGAGCTGAAAGCTGCGACGTTGAGAAGGACACGGATTCTTCTCTCCCAGGGGCAGAAAATACGGTATGAGCAGCAGGTGCTTGGCCGTCTATCGCGGGCATTCTCTCTTTGTTGCATCTTACGGAGTAGCCCTACGGTCCTCTCCTCATTTCTTCTGGCTGTGTTGGCATCTCCTGGCGACTACGAGGACCCTCTGTTCCGCGCGTTGGGAGCTCTGTGGAGGCTCTGCGATCAAGCAGAGCCCATTGCGGTggaggcagacgctgcagacgaggtCGTGACCGTAGAGAAAGCAGCAATGATGGACAGGGCATTACACGCCACAAatgaagagaaagagacctCCCAGAGACACTCTACTGTCTGCAAGCAAACAAGACAGAGAAGTCACGACAAGGAGATAGAACCTGTAGAGTCACATGAGACGTCGGCAACGGAGCGTGCTGAAAGAagtggagagggagagagaataCAGCACGACGTACCGGTGGGGATAGCTTGCAAATGTTGTCCTTTTTCCCTCATCAATCGCGCGGAGTGTGTCGAGTATATCCGCGGATTCATTGCGAATATGATTCCGTTTTTATTGTGGATATATGCGTCGCGGTGTCTCCTGCCGGCTCACAAGCTCTGCATTCTTCATAACCTCTTGAGCGGCCTGGACGCTTCTCATGAGCATTTCCTCTTTTGCTCGGAGCAAAAGGAAGCTGACGCAGGCTGCGAGGCTGGCCCCGCAGCAGCGTTTGCTTCTTTGCATGCTGTCGAGAAAGCACTCCAGTCTCACTTATTCCTCTCGAGCCCTCCAGACAATTTTTCGGGTGTCGAAGATCTCTTGCTTTTGCTGGCGGCGAGTCCCTCAGCACTCGCTTCTGCACGAGCGGGGAATGAAGGTTGCGTAGCCACGCGCTCGAGCGGTGCTGACGCAGTTTCGCCACTCGCGTCTGGCCTCCCACTTGTATCGTTGGGGGCAGCAGTCGCAGCTGAGTCTCCACACGCCGTCCTGAGTCTGCCTTCGCCAGGCGGTCCAGACTTTGGACAGCTTCTCCTCTtttcggcagctgcggcgtcaGCAGCTTCTGCCTCGacaagcgcctcctcgctcagTGCAGCCCTTTTCCCGTGGGCAAGGATTGACGAAGCTCTCTTGGGGACTCTAGGAACCGTGGAGCAGGCCAAGCTGAAGGGCAGTGACGCGGCTTCCCTCACGCCGTTCTTCCatgccagcggcgccgccgcgagggcagcggctgcggctgccttctctgctcAGCGAGAATCCAGCGACGACTTCGTGCGGGTTCTCACGGGCAGGTGGCATGAACGTCAGCAGTTCAGACAGGCCCGCCGGAAAGGAGGAAACGGGTTCGCAGGCTCACGCCATGAAGGACTCGTAGGCTGTAGAGGAGACAGCCCTAGTcaggcagacggcgacaaGTACATCGGGAAAAGCAGGATTACGTCCACTGATGGTGGTGCCCACAACGCTCCGGCGTCAGGTGTGGCGGAAAGCGAGAACGGGAGCGGCGCCCCCCCGTCGCTGAGAGAGCAAGAAAGAGGGGAAGAAGCTGGGCGCCGAGTCGCAGCGAAGACGGCTGTTTCATGTGCCGACGGGACGGACAACACCTGCGGCGATTTATGCGACTGCTTCATAAAGGAGCAGCCCTCGTCGTCAGGGTGCCCCCCGCGATTAGCAGACGCGTCAGAAGCTGGAACGCTGGTGCTTATTCGAGGCAGCTTAGGGCCGCCTTTGCCACGCATGACGGCAGAAAGGCAACAGCAGTTATTCGtgcgctgcctctccacTTTCTCGTTTTATTCCGGAGTGTGCTCCGCTGTCGAGGACCGGGCGGCTGAGGAATTTCTTGTGGCGGACTTTTGGTTAAACCTGcatgaggaggcgcggaggcaggatGGTTTGTTCTTCGAGGGATCTGTGTGTTTTCCGCGGTCAAACGAAGAGATGTCGATCCATAGACGGAACGGCGTCAACCTGGACCTGGTCGGAGGCAGGCAAAACACCTCTGAGGCGTCTCTTAGGGTAGGTTCGGCCATAGggcagaaggaggaagagatTTTCCTCAGCGCGCAAGAGCATATGGATTTCCTGGCTGCTGGCTTTCTCGCAACCGTCGCCAACAATGAGGCATTCGAGCCTGTGAGTCTGCACCACATCCTCCCTCAAGCTGTGTTGCCCCTTCTCCTTCAAGAGCTGCGGGAGGGCGCAGATGTCTCTTCTTTCAGCTTCTCTGAAACATCGGACACCCAAACACAGGAGGCCACGGCAAGCAACGAGAGCGAGCACTTGTGTTCCTTAGCGGGCTTCTCTCCAGGATGCGCCTGCGAGCCGTGTCGCAACGCGGAGTCGCTGCTTGAGCCAAGCACGAATAGCGAGAGCGAAGATGAGCGATCCGCGGGTCCCGAGTCTGAAGGCGTGCCACTGgatgccgccgctgctggcagCGATGCAAACAGGCGGAGTCTTGCTCGCGTCGTCGGCACAGCGTTGTATAATGACCCGTGGGCACTGGAGGATTCGTCAAGCGGTTTCGCTAACGGCGCCATCACCGGGGACAAGGCCGTTACTTCCAAGCTCTGCCAGAAAACGGGCCCGAAACAGCCAAGATCGGGTTGTGGGGAGTCCTTGCACACGCTGGACAAGCTCCTCCAGTACTCCGCTGATCCGTGGAATACGGGGCGCGTCAGGATGCCCGTTAGCGAGTCCTTGATGCTCCAGGTCGGAATTACACTAGGAAGGCTTCTCTTCGGAATCGAGCAGAAGACGGTCGCCGCTCGCAGCACCAGTGGGCACAGTTACGCTTGGAGGGCCTGCTTGACGGGTaagcgccgcgcttcgccccCAGGCGCAGAGGATGGAGCAGTGGACGACGAGGCATGGCAAGATGTCGTGAGGCCTGCGATCGCCGACCAGACACGCCTGCTGGGCGGCATCTTCTTGGGTGTAAACGGTCTGCATACGTCTCCAGCGCAAGCTACGCCGAAAGCGGGAATTCAGCAGGAAGCTGCAGTCGAGTCTACTGACTACCATATTCCCGAAGGAGGTTCAACACCGTGTCAGAAGTGGCGCGGGCTGCTCACGAGGCACAGTTGTTCAAGGCGCCAACTGCTCCATCTTCTTCTCGTACACAAGACGCATCATTTCGCATGTGCGTGCCGCGCTGCGAACGGCACGTGGGGCTGCGACCAGCTGGCTCAACTAGCAAGCTGTCAATACGCGTCAATGCTCAGCCTCCTGACCGAAGATGGACGAAGTGCTGCAACGGCACCCGATATATCAGCGGATGCAaagggagagacggcgcaAACAGCCACGAAAAAGGAAGAAACGGTGACTCTCCCGTCGTGGGCGTGGACATCGGTCCGTCAGATGTTGTTGCGGAGGCAATTCGTGTGCGCCTTGCAGGTCGGCCACCAcagagcggaggcagagatgTGTCTTAGGGCCTACTGGATTTTTTCGGCACTTCGCAATGCGTTTCAGAAAACctga
- a CDS encoding hypothetical protein (encoded by transcript BESB_067150) yields the protein MTVSRIMHGVAVLVATQLFSWANAEDAVLPAGVNPPEDPQAAMTSDEPVHEVAEDQVDIMRAMNHRRRYTAPYVLPQPYHYRVAPYYYPRYLEEQTASQLDDPQIVDTPQKYDDTQPLTNASELSPHHHHRYVPVPYGYYYAPIGYYASPYPVSRPYPRYLKGLHRAAAVDRNAAALSKRSAASKKLRSMGHRRYGYYYYVSSSPYYRSYYGYRSYPYGYVRYLY from the coding sequence ATGACGGTCTCACGCATAATGCACGGTGTTGCTGTGCTGGTGGCCACTCAGCTTTTCTCATGGGCGAACGCAGAGGATGCTGTCCTGCCTGCTGGCGTTAACCCCCCTGAAGACCCACAAGCAGCTATGACGAGCGACGAACCGGTACATGAGGTTGCTGAGGACCAAGTAGACATTATGAGAGCGATGAACCACCGCCGCCGATATACCGCCCCGTATGTCTTGCCTCAGCCATATCACTATCGTGTTGCGCCTTACTATTACCCCCGCTATCTCGAGGAGCAGACGGCGTCGCAATTAGATGATCCGCAGATTGTCGATACTCCTCAGAAATATGATGACACCCAACCGTTGACAAATGCGAGTGAACTTTCGCCTCACCATCATCACCGCTATGTTCCTGTACCGTATGGCTACTACTACGCGCCCATTGGATACTACGCTTCGCCGTATCCTGTCAGCCGCCCGTACCCGAGGTATCTCAAAGGTTTAcatcgcgctgctgccgttgACAGGAacgctgccgctctctccaAGCGCTCGGCTGCTTCGAAAAAATTAAGGAGCATGGGACACCGAAGATATGGCTATTACTACTACGTCTCCAGCAGTCCATACTACCGCTCGTACTACGGCTACAGGAGCTATCCTTACGGGTATGTCCGTTACCTGTATTAA
- a CDS encoding hypothetical protein (encoded by transcript BESB_067160) — protein MPRKRWGLEIAASDERWVESLPSLGEVGDKRRKLLGHEQGEHRYAESIEEKSKREALSPSCATAFSDYTVLPSESAYCSRPSRFPSPRTHLKAPKSSSNGQIAEPRSLVGPLSSLKQPLFADRLHNALVTGRERAGDAGTNLGNPNCAIYAAGQPPSPRDRATVCSAPRPVVEEPLSDDEDSVVARENALSGRSRAGLTTRVSSSSENHGWSSASLGGESARAGRAISFESHAAFWNSREVCIFRVRQSPVDKYNPTEPGWKNGEATSLNTEKASGLERQTPADRRWSAQGGEITPARIDEPSSSDEE, from the coding sequence ATGCCCCGGAAGCGGTGGGGTCTGGAAATAGCAGCGAGTGACGAGCGCTGGGTCGAGAGTTTGCCTTCTCTGGGTGAGGTCGGTGATAAGCGCCGCAAGCTCTTGGGACATGAGCAAGGAGAACACAGGTATGCGGAGAGCATTGAGGAGAAGAGCAAACGTGAAGCTCTTTCCCCGTCTTGCGCGACTGCTTTCTCCGACTATACGGTGCTGCCTTCGGAGTCAGCGTATTGCAGCCGTCCTTCGCGATTCCCTTCCCCTCGTACCCACCTGAAGGCTCCCAAGTCGTCATCGAATGGACAGATCGCAGAGCCTCGTAGCTTGGTAGgccctctttcttctttgaAGCAACCCCTTTTTGCCGACCGCCTGCATAACGCTTTGGTCACCGGTAGAGAACGggctggcgacgccgggACAAACCTGGGTAATCCAAACTGTGCAATTTACGCCGCAGGGCAGCCACCCAgcccgcgcgaccgcgccacTGTTTGCAGCGCACCGCGTCCAGTGGTGGAGGAGCCTCTCAGTGACGACGAGGACTCTGTTGTAGCGCGTGAGAATGCGCTATCgggccgcagcagagccggCCTTACTACCCGTGTGAGCAGCAGTTCGGAGAACCATGGGTGGAGTAGCGCTTCGTTGGGCGGCGAGTCGGCACGAGCTGGCCGAGCCATCTCCTTTGAATCCCACGCCGCTTTTTGGAACAGCAGGGAGGTATGCATTTTTCGCGTGCGGCAAAGTCCGGTAGACAAGTACAACCCCACGGAGCCGGGGTGGAAAAATGGGGAGGCCACATCGTTAAACACGGAAAAGGCAAGTGGCTTGGAGAGACAAACACCAGCTGATCGTAGATGGAGTGCCCAAGGCGGGGAGATAACGCCTGCCAGGATCGATGAGCCCTCCAGCAGCGATGAGGAGTAG
- a CDS encoding inorganic anion transporter, sulfate permease (SulP) family protein (encoded by transcript BESB_067170) encodes MDNSCYIPIPPENGGSSARGATAQRSGQGVPHDTHHLHPADRAHITWPACGQADDGVAGVPASSFPSRVSSNSIVRSHYSYFASSPRRMSLQETVATRGRRGKRAGRYSAVVRLDSAHTQVQPEASARRAGSEANANAAWSPERDVAWDRQAPEASAAADYSGDAREADARPTVDVSLCERVACRALSLVEQAHLIVMGVLIAVLDNMPYSTLLFPASHAQFVSLGASAILTTTAVSQIAMALFSAFPFAVGAFTIENVPFLRSISIAVIRNAAAKGLGDEWVVSTILACWIVASFLTAATFYVLGAMRLGRVADYIPHTVLLGCIGGMGLFMVTAAIGVTANCEWEWTADTLATVLSASAFPRVCLTLIVEAILIVAEVKYSSPTFTPIFLLAFPVLLYVFLFVFGIPVDAARRAGWIFDGPTLPSPASEGDQIAGLLVADGSASVLSGLGASTSLLGDAGGHTAKTTGLADLGAARLIVRETPQNNPDLSIYSHFSIRAVDWRCVASQMPSVVAIIVFSVLHAPINVPSLSLTTGVPSSLDYELKVHALASLAAAVTGGLQCYMTYSTSTLFWKCGVREHAASLLVGVGTAALMFVVPPTVILTYFPRPAAAVFMLHVGVVLVNDGLIASLSIVSFAEYIVIIFTAAFMQIAFTDGLLVGLLLAAALKLCQIIVGAMRHRGWVS; translated from the coding sequence ATGGATAACTCGTGCTACATTCCGATCCCTCCGGAAaacggaggaagcagcgcgcgTGGTGCCACAGCGCAGCGTAGCGGGCAAGGAGTTCCACACGACACGCATCACCTTCACCCTGCAGATCGCGCCCACATAACGTGGCCAGCTTGTGGTCAGGCGGATGACGGTGTTGCTGGTGTccctgcctcttctttcccGTCTCGTGTATCATCCAACAGCATTGTTCGTTCGCACTACTCGTACTTTGCGAGTTCGCCGCGCCGGATGTCTCTGCAGGAGACAGTTGCcacgcgagggagacgcggcaAGCGCGCGGGTCGATATTCAGCCGTTGTCCGCCTAGATTccgcgcacacgcaggtTCAACCCGAAGCGTCTGCTCGGCGtgcgggcagcgaggcgaatgCAAACGCCGCCTGGTCACCGGAAAGGGACGTGGCTTGGGATCGGCAAGCGCCCGAGGCAagtgctgctgcagactaCTCTGGCGATGCTCgtgaagcagacgcgcgaccAACTGTAGATGTTTCTCTCTGCGAGCGAGTCGCCTGCAGGGCTCTCTCCCTTGTCGAGCAGGCCCACTTGATCGTGATGGGGGTCCTTATCGCGGTACTGGACAACATGCCgtactcgactcttctattTCCCGCCAGTCATGCGCAGTTCGTGTCGCTGGGCGCGTCCGCCATTTTGACGACTACCGCTGTCAGTCAGATAGCCATGGCGCTGTTCTCCGCGTTCCCATTCGCCGTTGGGGCGTTTACCATCGAGAATGTCCCGTTTCTGCGATCCATCAGCATCGCCGTAATTCGAAATGCGGCTGCGAAGGGACTCGGCGATGAATGGGTCGTCAGTACCATCTTGGCTTGCTGGAtagtcgcctccttcttaACCGCGGCTACGTTCTATGTCTTAGGGGCCATGAGGCTTGGTCGCGTTGCCGATTACATACCCCACACGGTGCTTCTCGGCTGCATTGGTGGAATGGGGCTTTTTATGGTGACAGCTGCAATCGGTGTCACCGCAAACTGCGAATGGGAATGGACTGCTGACACGTTGGCGACagtcctctctgcttctgctttTCCGCGAGTTTGTCTTACTCTAATAGTTGAAGCTATTCTGATTGTTGCCGAGGTTAAGTACTCAAGTCCCACATTCACGCCAATATTCCTCTTGGCGTTTCCCGTGCTTTTGTACGTTTTCCTGTTCGTTTTCGGAATCCCGGTTGATGCAGCGAGGCGTGCTGGGTGGATTTTCGATGGTCCAAccctgccttcgccggctTCTGAGGGGGATCAGATAGCTGGACTGTTGGTTGCCGATGGTAGTGCGTCTGTCCTCAGCGGTCTTGGGGCCTCCACCTCGCTGCTgggagacgcaggaggcCACACAGCGAAGACAACTGGACTGGCGGATTTGGGTGCGGCACGATTGATTGTTCGGGAGACGCCTCAAAACAACCCAGATCTGAGTATCTACTCTCACTTCTCCATCAGAGCCGTGGATTGGCGCTGTGTGGCATCGCAGATGCCTTCGGTTGTTGCAATCATTGTTTTTTCTGTGCTTCATGCGCCCATCAACGTCCCTTCCCTCTCCCTCACAACAGGTGTCCCGTCCAGTCTAGATTACGAACTAAAAGTTCATGCTCTTGCGAGTCTAGCCGCGGCTGTCACTGGTGGATTGCAGTGTTACATGACATATTCTACTTCCACGCTGTTTTGGAAATGTGGCGTTAGAGAGCATGCGGCATCTCTCTTGGTAGGGGTTGGAACAGCTGCCTTGATGTTTGTTGTACCGCCCACTGTGATTCTAACCTACtttccgcggcctgctgcggctgtgtTCATGTTGCACGTGGGCGTCGTCCTAGTGAACGACGGTCTGATTGCGAGCTTGAGCATTGTCTCCTTCGCTGAATATATTGTGATTATTTTTACCGCCGCGTTTATGCAGATCGCCTTTACCGACGGCCTCCTTGTTGGTCTTCTTCTTGCAGCGGCTCTCAAGTTGTGTCAGATTATCGTTGGCGCCATGAGACACCGAGGATGGGTTTCATGA